A portion of the Tenacibaculum todarodis genome contains these proteins:
- a CDS encoding GEVED domain-containing protein, translated as MRKKYFKNALFFSLALMGATLVSAQNKQEINKIKSRYNLEKLQKLENSFKKNSSTVKQKAIEIARQKGWKTKFTTQDGRMLELQKIVNGKPIYYTTFNVAAAKSTRTDHLNNGGSLGLNLMGQNMTAHVWDGGLARASHQEYDGAGGNNRFSIGDGTTALHYHSAHVTGTIMASGVVANAKGMAPHAKAVGYDWNNDTSEATSAASNGMLVSNHSYGFAARNQQGQPQLPDYYFGGYITDSRDWDNIMFNAPNYLMVVAAGNDGNDNSANGAPLAGNSSYDKLSGHATAKNGLVVANANDANIDANGNLISVTINSSSSEGPTDDYRIKPDITGNGTGVYSTYETSNTAYNSITGTSMASPNVAGSLILLQQHANNVNGSFMKAATLKGLALHTADDAGSNGPDAVFGWGLMNTKRAAEAITENGNESKIEELTLTSGQSYQITVDSDGVSDLMASISWTDRAGTASTATNSTSSVLVNDLDVRVSKGGTNYTPWRLTGVTTNGKGDNTKDPYERVDVANASGTYTITVTHKGSLTGGSQNYSLVVTGLTGTPVVCNATTPTNFTIDGFGSSTASISWNAVTGTSYDFRYRQTGTSSWTTSSESGTSKSLSGLSPQTSYQVQVRSKCPDNSTSGYSNSVSFTTTEVQLNYCDSNGNSVADEYIGKVVLGSINNTTGASSSGYADYSSINTNLTKGTSSTITITPTWTGTLYNEGYAVFIDYNKDGDFSDSGETVWTKAASQTTPVSGSFTVPTSAVTGSTRMRVVMQYNAVPSACGSYNYGETEDYTVNLVGDVADTTAPVITLNGSSTMNLTVGDAFTDPGATASDNIDGNLTSSIVTTGNVNTSSAGSYTLNYNVSDAAGNAATQVSRTVNVNADTQAPTAPTSLSASSVTQTTATLNWSASTDNVGVTGYEVFSTGTSIGTVTGTSANITGLTANTSYSYTVSAKDAEGNTSNLSNTVTFTTLGNQVSYCASKGNRVTYEWIDNVELGGMTNASGANAGYGDFTSKTATLVQGSGTNGMIVSAGFASTAYTEHWAVWIDFNQDGTFDDNEKVVSGSSSSANNLSANVAVPANALLGQTRMRVSMKYNAAQTACETFADGEVEDYTVNIISSASSSTYYTTFSDPKGDPLGNEASLKLTAYPNPATNYIQVKYGRNKELTYRMINTIGRVVKKGKITSSTIDVSDLQRGVYIIEVNDGQKSITSKLVKK; from the coding sequence AAAAACTTGAAAATTCTTTCAAAAAAAATTCATCAACAGTAAAACAAAAAGCAATAGAAATTGCACGTCAAAAAGGATGGAAAACTAAGTTTACCACACAAGACGGACGTATGTTGGAATTACAAAAAATAGTAAATGGCAAGCCAATTTATTACACCACATTTAATGTTGCTGCTGCAAAATCTACAAGAACAGATCATTTAAATAATGGTGGTTCATTGGGTTTAAATCTAATGGGTCAAAACATGACTGCTCACGTTTGGGATGGTGGTTTGGCTAGAGCTTCGCATCAAGAATATGATGGAGCTGGAGGAAATAACCGTTTCTCTATTGGAGATGGAACAACAGCTTTACATTACCATTCTGCTCACGTAACCGGAACAATTATGGCTTCAGGTGTTGTAGCAAATGCAAAAGGTATGGCACCACACGCAAAAGCAGTTGGGTATGATTGGAATAATGACACTTCTGAAGCTACAAGTGCTGCTTCAAACGGAATGTTAGTTTCTAATCACTCTTATGGTTTTGCGGCAAGAAACCAACAAGGTCAACCTCAGCTTCCAGATTATTATTTTGGAGGATATATTACAGATTCTAGAGATTGGGATAACATTATGTTTAATGCACCAAACTATTTAATGGTTGTTGCTGCTGGAAATGATGGAAATGATAATTCTGCAAATGGAGCTCCATTAGCTGGAAATTCTTCTTATGATAAACTATCAGGTCATGCAACTGCAAAAAATGGTTTAGTTGTAGCAAATGCAAATGATGCAAATATTGATGCAAACGGAAATTTAATTTCGGTTACTATCAATAGTTCAAGTAGTGAAGGACCAACAGATGATTATCGTATAAAACCAGATATTACTGGAAATGGAACGGGAGTTTATTCAACTTATGAAACAAGTAATACAGCATATAATAGTATTACAGGAACATCAATGGCATCACCAAATGTTGCGGGTTCGTTAATATTATTACAACAACATGCTAATAATGTAAATGGTTCGTTTATGAAAGCTGCTACTTTAAAAGGATTAGCTCTTCATACTGCAGATGATGCAGGATCAAATGGTCCAGATGCAGTATTTGGTTGGGGTTTAATGAACACTAAAAGAGCAGCAGAAGCAATTACAGAAAATGGAAATGAATCTAAAATTGAAGAATTAACTTTAACAAGTGGTCAATCTTATCAAATTACTGTAGATTCTGATGGAGTTAGTGATTTAATGGCTTCAATTTCTTGGACAGACAGAGCAGGTACAGCTTCAACGGCTACAAACTCTACTTCTTCAGTTTTAGTAAACGATTTAGATGTTAGAGTTTCTAAAGGCGGAACAAATTATACACCTTGGAGATTAACAGGAGTTACAACTAATGGTAAAGGAGATAATACTAAAGATCCTTATGAAAGAGTTGATGTTGCTAATGCTTCAGGAACTTACACAATAACAGTTACGCATAAAGGTTCTTTAACTGGCGGAAGTCAAAATTATTCTTTGGTAGTAACAGGTTTAACTGGAACTCCAGTTGTTTGTAATGCTACAACACCTACAAATTTTACTATTGACGGATTTGGTTCTTCGACAGCCTCTATTTCTTGGAATGCAGTAACAGGAACTTCTTATGATTTTAGATATCGTCAAACAGGAACTTCTTCTTGGACCACATCTTCTGAATCAGGAACTTCTAAGTCTTTATCAGGATTATCACCTCAAACATCTTATCAAGTACAAGTAAGAAGTAAATGTCCAGATAATTCTACATCTGGGTATTCTAATTCAGTAAGTTTTACTACTACAGAAGTACAATTAAACTATTGTGATTCAAACGGAAATAGCGTTGCAGATGAATATATAGGTAAAGTTGTTCTTGGAAGTATTAATAATACAACAGGAGCTTCATCAAGTGGGTATGCAGATTATTCTTCAATAAATACTAATTTAACAAAAGGAACTTCTTCAACAATAACAATAACGCCAACTTGGACAGGAACTTTATATAACGAAGGTTATGCCGTATTTATTGATTATAATAAAGATGGAGATTTTTCTGATAGTGGAGAAACTGTTTGGACAAAAGCGGCATCGCAAACTACGCCAGTTAGCGGCTCATTTACAGTGCCAACATCTGCCGTAACAGGTTCTACAAGAATGCGTGTTGTTATGCAATATAATGCAGTTCCATCTGCATGTGGTTCGTATAATTATGGAGAAACAGAAGATTATACTGTAAATTTAGTTGGAGATGTTGCAGATACAACTGCGCCAGTTATAACACTTAATGGTTCTTCAACAATGAATTTAACGGTTGGAGATGCATTTACAGATCCAGGAGCAACAGCTTCAGATAATATAGACGGAAATTTAACTTCAAGTATTGTTACTACAGGAAATGTAAACACATCTTCTGCAGGTTCATATACTTTAAACTATAACGTAAGTGATGCAGCAGGAAATGCAGCAACACAAGTTAGTAGAACCGTTAATGTTAATGCAGATACACAAGCGCCAACTGCACCAACAAGTTTATCAGCTTCTAGTGTAACGCAAACAACTGCAACTTTAAACTGGTCTGCTTCTACAGATAATGTAGGTGTAACAGGATATGAAGTATTTAGTACAGGAACAAGTATTGGAACTGTAACAGGAACATCTGCAAATATTACAGGTTTAACTGCAAATACATCTTATTCTTATACTGTAAGTGCAAAAGATGCTGAAGGAAACACGTCAAATTTAAGTAATACAGTAACTTTTACAACCTTAGGAAATCAAGTTTCTTATTGTGCTTCAAAAGGAAATCGAGTTACCTACGAATGGATTGATAATGTGGAATTAGGAGGAATGACAAATGCATCTGGAGCAAATGCTGGATATGGAGATTTCACTTCTAAAACAGCAACACTTGTTCAAGGTAGTGGAACTAACGGAATGATTGTTAGTGCAGGATTTGCAAGTACAGCTTATACAGAACATTGGGCAGTTTGGATTGATTTTAACCAAGACGGAACTTTTGATGATAATGAAAAAGTTGTTTCTGGATCTTCTTCAAGTGCAAATAACTTATCTGCAAATGTAGCAGTGCCGGCAAACGCACTTTTAGGACAAACAAGAATGCGTGTTTCAATGAAATACAATGCAGCGCAAACAGCTTGTGAGACTTTTGCAGACGGAGAAGTAGAAGACTATACGGTAAATATTATATCGTCAGCTTCTTCATCAACTTATTACACAACTTTTTCTGATCCAAAAGGAGATCCTTTAGGAAACGAAGCTTCATTAAAATTGACTGCTTATCCAAATCCAGCAACAAATTACATTCAAGTTAAATACGGAAGAAATAAAGAATTAACTTATCGTATGATTAATACAATTGGTAGAGTTGTTAAAAAAGGAAAAATTACAAGCAGTACTATTGATGTAAGTGACTTACAGAGAGGTGTGTATATTATAGAAGTTAATGATGGTCAAAAATCTATAACATCTAAATTAGTAAAAAAATAA
- a CDS encoding ABC-F family ATP-binding cassette domain-containing protein, with amino-acid sequence MNYVSVENIAKSYGEKILFQDISFGINKDQKIAFVAKNGSGKTSILNIIAGLDTSDTGQVVSRKGIHIAYLAQNTELDPNLTIEEVIFSTDNKILSIVKQYEKALLNPDDGDAYQEAFELMEQYNAWDFETQYKQILSKLKLDDLSLKISVLSGGQRKRLSLAIVLISKPDLLILDEPTNHLDLEMIEWLEAYFAKEKITLFMVTHDRYFLERVCNEIIELDQGKLYKYKGNYSYYLQNKEERLALEATNLSKAKSLFKKELDWMRKQPKARTTKSKSRTDDFYKIKEKAHQRRQDHQVQLEINMERLGSKILELHKVSKAFGEKKILDGFEYVFKRGERIGIIGKNGTGKSSFLNVITQKSEVDSGKVVLGETVKYGYYTQAGIVVKPGQKVIEVVKEFGEEIPLAKGRRISASQLLERFLFDKKKQYDFVEKLSGGEQKRLYLCAVLIQNPNFLILDEPTNDLDVVTLNVLENFLLDFPGNLIVVSHDRYFMDKIVDGLFVFRGEGVVENFPGNYSDYRAYESSKPKEKAEKKTENKPKEVQQKSAPKGKLSFNENREFGLLEKDIESLQKRKKTIEEQFLNVEISPEEIAEKSQELQEIISSLETKEERWLELSMKLEG; translated from the coding sequence ATGAATTATGTATCGGTAGAAAATATTGCAAAATCTTATGGAGAAAAAATCTTATTTCAAGATATTTCCTTCGGAATAAATAAAGACCAAAAAATTGCTTTTGTTGCTAAAAACGGGAGCGGAAAAACTTCAATCTTAAACATTATTGCTGGCTTAGACACGTCAGATACTGGTCAAGTAGTTAGTAGAAAAGGTATTCATATTGCGTATTTAGCTCAGAACACAGAGTTAGATCCAAATTTAACTATTGAAGAGGTTATTTTTTCTACGGATAATAAAATTTTATCTATTGTAAAGCAATATGAAAAAGCGTTATTAAATCCAGATGATGGTGATGCATATCAAGAAGCATTTGAGTTAATGGAACAATACAATGCTTGGGATTTTGAAACACAATACAAGCAAATTCTATCTAAGTTAAAATTAGACGATTTATCGCTAAAGATTTCTGTGCTTTCTGGAGGTCAACGTAAAAGATTGTCGTTGGCAATTGTGCTAATTAGCAAACCAGATTTATTAATTCTTGATGAGCCAACAAATCACTTAGATTTAGAGATGATTGAGTGGTTAGAAGCATATTTTGCTAAAGAAAAAATCACCCTTTTTATGGTAACACACGACCGTTATTTTTTAGAACGTGTTTGTAATGAAATTATAGAATTAGATCAAGGAAAACTATATAAATACAAAGGAAATTACTCATATTATCTTCAAAATAAAGAAGAGCGTTTAGCTTTAGAAGCAACTAATTTAAGCAAAGCAAAAAGCTTGTTTAAAAAGGAATTAGATTGGATGCGAAAGCAACCAAAAGCAAGAACAACTAAATCTAAGTCAAGAACAGACGATTTTTACAAAATAAAAGAAAAAGCACACCAACGTAGACAAGATCATCAAGTTCAGTTAGAAATTAACATGGAACGTTTAGGAAGCAAAATTTTAGAACTTCATAAGGTATCTAAAGCTTTTGGCGAAAAGAAGATTTTAGATGGATTTGAATACGTTTTTAAGCGTGGAGAACGCATTGGTATTATTGGCAAAAACGGAACTGGTAAATCGTCTTTTTTAAATGTGATTACACAAAAATCTGAAGTTGATTCAGGGAAAGTTGTTTTAGGAGAAACTGTAAAGTACGGTTATTACACGCAAGCCGGAATTGTTGTAAAACCAGGACAAAAAGTTATTGAAGTTGTAAAAGAATTTGGAGAGGAAATTCCGTTAGCCAAAGGAAGAAGAATTTCTGCTTCTCAATTATTAGAGCGCTTTTTGTTTGATAAGAAAAAACAATATGATTTTGTTGAAAAACTCTCTGGAGGAGAACAAAAACGCTTGTATTTATGTGCAGTTTTAATCCAGAATCCAAATTTTTTAATTTTAGATGAGCCAACAAACGATTTGGATGTAGTTACCTTAAATGTCTTAGAAAATTTCTTGCTAGATTTTCCAGGAAACCTAATAGTTGTTTCTCACGATAGATATTTTATGGATAAAATTGTTGACGGTTTATTTGTCTTTAGAGGAGAAGGCGTAGTTGAGAATTTTCCTGGAAATTATTCAGATTATAGAGCATATGAAAGCTCTAAGCCAAAGGAGAAGGCAGAAAAAAAGACTGAAAACAAACCCAAAGAAGTTCAGCAAAAATCAGCACCAAAAGGAAAGCTAAGTTTTAATGAAAATAGAGAGTTTGGCTTGTTAGAAAAAGATATAGAAAGCCTTCAAAAAAGAAAAAAAACTATTGAAGAACAATTTCTAAATGTTGAAATATCTCCTGAAGAAATTGCAGAAAAATCGCAAGAATTACAAGAGATAATTTCTTCTTTGGAAACAAAAGAAGAGCGTTGGTTAGAACTTTCTATGAAGTTAGAAGGTTAA
- a CDS encoding 3'-5' exonuclease, giving the protein MLEKKKVQNILFLDIETVPQQEKWTDVSIEIQKLYAAKTKYQRKEEFTPEEFYDRAGIWAEFGKIICISVGYFVEIKGKTQFRVTSFYGDNEHEILINFKGLLDSHFNKKNHVLCAHNGKEFDFPYIARRMIINRVELPEKLNLFGKKPWEIAHLDTLELWKFGDYKHYTSLKLLTTILGIPSPKQDIDGSEVANVYYKEKNLPRIVEYCERDTVAVAQLLLRFLNKPLVKDNEIISV; this is encoded by the coding sequence ATGCTAGAAAAAAAGAAGGTGCAAAATATCTTATTTTTAGATATTGAAACTGTACCTCAACAAGAAAAATGGACTGATGTTTCTATTGAAATACAAAAGTTATATGCTGCTAAAACAAAATATCAACGTAAAGAAGAGTTTACACCAGAAGAATTTTATGACAGGGCAGGAATTTGGGCAGAGTTTGGTAAAATAATCTGTATTTCTGTTGGTTATTTTGTTGAAATAAAAGGAAAAACACAATTTAGAGTTACTTCTTTTTATGGTGATAATGAACATGAAATATTAATTAACTTTAAAGGATTGTTAGATAGTCATTTCAATAAGAAAAATCATGTTTTATGTGCTCATAATGGTAAAGAATTCGATTTTCCATACATTGCTAGAAGAATGATAATTAACCGAGTTGAATTGCCAGAAAAACTTAATCTTTTCGGAAAAAAACCTTGGGAAATTGCACATTTGGACACCTTAGAGCTTTGGAAATTTGGCGATTATAAACACTATACTTCGCTTAAATTACTTACTACTATTCTTGGAATTCCTTCTCCAAAACAAGATATTGACGGAAGTGAAGTAGCTAACGTATATTACAAGGAAAAAAACTTACCCAGAATTGTAGAATATTGTGAAAGAGATACTGTAGCTGTTGCACAATTACTTCTTCGTTTTTTAAACAAGCCGTTAGTAAAGGATAATGAAATTATTAGCGTTTAA
- a CDS encoding response regulator transcription factor, translating to MKTKNIKILLVDDEPDILEIVGYNLKSEGYQIFTAKNGIEAVKQAKKVTPHLILLDIMMPEMDGIEACEKIRKVKNLENVIISFLTARGEDYSQVAGFDAGADDYITKPIKPKVLVSKVKSLLRRLKTAEEASTTTTIGDIVINREEYVVFKAGKKIVLPRKEFELFSLLTSKPGKVFKREVILDSVWGNEVVVGGRTIDVHIRKLREKIGDDFFKTVKGVGYKFVLEGEDS from the coding sequence ATGAAAACTAAGAATATAAAAATTTTACTAGTAGATGATGAACCAGATATTTTAGAAATTGTAGGTTACAATTTAAAATCTGAAGGATATCAAATATTTACGGCTAAAAATGGTATAGAAGCTGTTAAACAAGCTAAAAAAGTAACTCCACATTTAATCTTATTAGATATAATGATGCCTGAAATGGATGGTATTGAAGCATGTGAAAAAATTAGAAAAGTTAAAAACTTAGAAAACGTAATTATTTCTTTTTTAACAGCAAGAGGAGAAGATTATTCTCAAGTAGCAGGTTTTGATGCTGGCGCAGATGATTATATTACAAAACCAATAAAACCAAAGGTTTTAGTAAGTAAAGTGAAATCTTTATTACGCAGATTAAAAACAGCAGAAGAAGCAAGTACAACTACAACAATTGGAGATATTGTTATAAATAGAGAAGAATACGTTGTTTTTAAAGCTGGCAAAAAAATTGTTTTGCCACGTAAAGAATTTGAGCTTTTCTCTTTACTGACCTCTAAACCAGGAAAAGTATTTAAAAGAGAAGTTATTTTAGATAGTGTTTGGGGAAACGAAGTAGTTGTAGGAGGAAGAACAATTGATGTTCATATTAGAAAACTAAGAGAAAAAATTGGAGACGATTTCTTTAAAACGGTAAAAGGAGTTGGCTATAAGTTTGTTTTAGAAGGAGAAGACTCTTAA
- a CDS encoding sensor histidine kinase: protein MKVKKTYQYALRSSLYLTLISVAIALISYYFLFKSFGIVSVITFAFVLFIVAFFVIQYRAEHFIYQRIKKVYEDISILDVNDLKRDNITTDVETLSKSVQDYVEGKAIEIKDLTERDSFRRDFLGNVAHELKTPLFTVQGYILTLIEGAAEDKVIRKKYLERANKGVERLTSIVKDLDMITKLETNELKINIAPFNILELVQNVFDLFEMKAKKRSISLQFDKTYEFPIYVKGDIEKIQQVLINLVVNSIKYGTVKGVTTVSIESYNEHKFIIKVSDNGEGIEQKHISRLFERFYRVDQSRSREQGGSGLGLSIVKHIIEAHNETILLKSTYGEGSEFSFTLEKAK from the coding sequence ATGAAAGTCAAAAAAACCTATCAATACGCCCTTAGATCATCTTTATACTTAACGCTAATTTCGGTTGCCATTGCTTTAATTTCTTATTACTTTTTATTTAAATCTTTTGGAATAGTTTCAGTAATAACATTTGCATTTGTTCTGTTTATAGTAGCTTTTTTTGTTATTCAATATAGAGCGGAACACTTTATATACCAGCGAATTAAAAAAGTATATGAAGATATTTCAATTTTAGATGTTAACGATTTAAAACGAGATAACATTACCACAGATGTAGAAACACTTTCTAAAAGTGTGCAAGATTACGTAGAAGGTAAAGCTATTGAAATTAAAGATTTAACAGAAAGAGATTCTTTTAGAAGAGATTTTTTAGGCAATGTTGCACACGAATTAAAAACGCCACTTTTTACAGTTCAAGGCTATATTTTAACATTAATCGAAGGTGCTGCAGAAGACAAAGTTATTAGGAAAAAATACCTCGAAAGAGCTAATAAAGGAGTAGAAAGATTAACTTCAATAGTTAAAGATTTGGACATGATTACCAAGTTAGAAACTAATGAATTAAAAATAAATATAGCACCTTTTAATATTTTAGAATTGGTACAAAACGTGTTCGATTTGTTTGAAATGAAGGCAAAAAAACGCAGTATATCTTTACAATTCGATAAAACTTATGAATTTCCAATTTATGTTAAAGGAGATATAGAAAAAATTCAACAAGTACTTATTAATTTAGTAGTAAATTCAATTAAATACGGTACAGTTAAAGGAGTTACAACGGTTTCTATTGAAAGTTATAATGAGCATAAATTTATAATTAAAGTTTCAGATAATGGAGAAGGAATAGAACAAAAACATATTTCTCGTCTGTTTGAACGTTTTTACAGAGTAGATCAAAGTAGATCTAGAGAACAAGGTGGTTCTGGGTTAGGTTTGTCTATTGTAAAACACATTATTGAAGCCCATAACGAAACTATCTTATTAAAAAGTACGTATGGTGAAGGCTCAGAGTTTTCTTTTACGCTCGAAAAGGCTAAATAA
- a CDS encoding glycosyltransferase, translated as MNSAQRKIIIAPLNWGLGHATRCVPVINAIISEKFIPIIASDGNALAFLQKEFPGLKTIELPSYHIKYGKNLKLNLLFQAPKIWKAVQKERVIIDNFINDNKDVVGVISDNRLGIRSTKVPSVYITHQLNVLSGVTTFLTSKIHQKFIKKFDECWIPDTKEQLFSGKLSSTNTVKNIKYIGVLSRFQKENLPKLNHILIILSGPEPNRSFLELKLKNEFSNYKEQVILVQGKIEDVQKISEKNNIKTYNFMLSDELQNAINSSEIIICRSGYSSIMDLAVLNKKVFFIPTKNQSEQEYLAAYLKQKNMAPFCSEEYFTVEKILELSGYSGLKSKETMLNPTLFSLFERKRKL; from the coding sequence ATGAATTCTGCCCAACGGAAAATAATTATTGCGCCCTTAAATTGGGGTTTAGGTCATGCAACTCGTTGTGTGCCCGTTATTAATGCAATAATTTCAGAAAAATTTATTCCAATAATTGCTTCTGATGGAAATGCTCTTGCTTTTTTACAGAAAGAATTCCCAGGTTTAAAAACCATAGAACTTCCTAGTTATCATATTAAATATGGTAAAAACTTAAAATTAAATTTACTTTTTCAAGCTCCAAAAATTTGGAAAGCTGTACAAAAAGAACGTGTTATTATTGATAATTTCATTAATGATAACAAAGATGTTGTTGGTGTAATTTCTGATAATCGACTTGGTATAAGAAGTACTAAAGTTCCTTCAGTTTACATAACACATCAACTAAATGTTTTATCGGGTGTTACAACTTTTTTAACTAGTAAAATTCATCAAAAATTCATCAAAAAATTTGATGAATGCTGGATTCCAGATACTAAAGAGCAATTATTTTCTGGAAAATTGTCTTCAACAAATACTGTTAAAAACATAAAGTACATTGGAGTTCTTAGTAGATTTCAAAAAGAAAATCTTCCAAAGTTAAATCATATTTTAATAATTCTTTCAGGTCCAGAACCTAACAGAAGTTTTTTAGAACTGAAGCTAAAAAATGAATTTTCAAATTATAAAGAACAAGTAATTTTAGTTCAAGGAAAAATAGAGGACGTTCAAAAAATTTCTGAAAAAAATAATATTAAAACCTATAATTTTATGCTTTCTGATGAGCTTCAAAATGCTATAAATTCTTCAGAAATAATTATTTGCAGAAGCGGTTATTCTTCAATTATGGATTTAGCTGTATTGAATAAAAAAGTATTTTTTATTCCAACTAAAAACCAATCAGAACAAGAATATCTAGCAGCTTATTTAAAGCAAAAAAATATGGCTCCTTTTTGTTCTGAGGAATATTTTACAGTTGAAAAAATATTAGAATTATCAGGCTATTCGGGTTTAAAATCTAAAGAAACTATGCTAAATCCAACCTTATTTAGCCTTTTCGAGCGTAAAAGAAAACTCTGA
- the purD gene encoding phosphoribosylamine--glycine ligase — translation MNILILGSGGREHAFTLKLTESKKVNTIFVAPGNAGTHKIATNLNINPTDFNAVKDAVLKNDIKMVVVGPEAPLVEGVHDFFLADAALKNIPVIGPKKDGALLEGSKDFSKQFMQKHGVPTAKYQSFTKENLTDGFAFLETLEPPYVLKADGLAAGKGVLILNSLAEAKTELEEMVANNKFGEASTTVVIEEFLKGIELSVFVLTDGKNYKILPSAKDYKRIGEGDAGLNTGGMGAISPVPFADDAFLNKVEELVVKPTIKGLQKDGIDYRGFIFIGLMNDNGNPSVVEYNVRMGDPETEVVLPRIESDLFELFDGVANQNLDTKSFSVTPKTATTVMLVSGGYPEAYEKNKEITGFDNVTDSIVYHAGTKLENDTVLTNGGRVMAITSFGNTIEEALEKSYNSIEKISFEKMNFRKDIGFDLV, via the coding sequence ATGAACATATTAATTCTTGGCTCTGGCGGTAGAGAGCACGCTTTTACATTAAAACTTACTGAAAGTAAAAAAGTAAACACCATTTTTGTAGCTCCTGGAAACGCAGGAACACATAAAATAGCAACCAATTTAAACATAAATCCAACAGATTTTAATGCGGTAAAAGACGCTGTATTAAAAAATGATATTAAAATGGTGGTTGTGGGTCCAGAAGCGCCTTTAGTAGAAGGTGTTCATGATTTCTTTCTCGCTGATGCAGCATTGAAAAACATTCCAGTAATTGGTCCTAAAAAAGACGGAGCATTGTTAGAAGGATCTAAAGATTTCTCTAAACAATTTATGCAAAAACATGGTGTTCCAACAGCAAAATACCAGTCTTTTACCAAAGAAAACTTAACAGATGGTTTTGCTTTCTTAGAAACATTAGAACCGCCTTATGTGTTAAAAGCAGATGGTTTAGCTGCTGGAAAAGGGGTTTTAATTTTAAATTCTTTAGCCGAAGCTAAAACCGAATTAGAAGAAATGGTTGCTAATAATAAGTTTGGAGAAGCTTCTACAACCGTTGTTATTGAAGAATTTTTAAAAGGAATTGAATTGTCTGTCTTTGTTTTAACTGACGGAAAAAACTATAAAATTTTACCTTCAGCTAAAGATTATAAAAGAATTGGTGAAGGTGATGCTGGTTTAAATACGGGCGGAATGGGCGCAATTTCTCCTGTTCCTTTTGCCGATGATGCTTTTTTAAATAAAGTGGAAGAATTAGTGGTTAAACCAACGATTAAAGGCTTACAAAAAGACGGAATAGATTACCGTGGTTTTATTTTTATTGGCTTAATGAACGATAACGGAAATCCTTCTGTAGTAGAATACAACGTTAGAATGGGTGATCCGGAAACTGAGGTTGTATTACCAAGAATTGAATCCGATTTATTTGAATTGTTCGATGGTGTTGCTAATCAAAATTTAGACACAAAATCGTTTTCTGTAACGCCTAAAACAGCAACTACAGTTATGTTAGTTTCTGGTGGTTATCCTGAAGCTTACGAGAAAAACAAAGAAATTACTGGTTTTGATAACGTAACCGATTCTATTGTTTATCACGCAGGAACAAAGTTAGAAAACGATACAGTTTTAACAAATGGAGGTCGTGTAATGGCAATTACTTCTTTTGGAAATACCATTGAAGAAGCCTTAGAAAAATCTTATAATTCTATCGAAAAAATTTCTTTTGAAAAGATGAATTTCAGAAAAGATATTGGATTTGATTTAGTTTAA
- a CDS encoding glycosyltransferase — MYKNDEKTLQHTVDCFLKTPLTKKLFLVDNSPTDILKKIANHKDVIYIFNDKNLGFGSGHNTIINQLENLSNYHLILNPDVSFSETVIPNLCTKLSAERGVAMIAPKVVFSDGKHQYSCRKYPKPIDLISRRLGIFKSRNHKKEYQENDLSKPFYPEFISGCFMLFKTVDFVNLKGFDERYFLYLEDVDICKKIDQNNSKKLFYPKEQITHIADFGSSKNLRLFFFHISSAIKYFNKWGWW; from the coding sequence TTGTATAAAAACGATGAAAAAACACTTCAACATACAGTTGATTGTTTTTTGAAAACACCATTAACAAAAAAACTTTTTTTAGTTGATAATTCCCCTACAGATATTTTAAAAAAAATAGCCAACCATAAGGACGTTATTTATATTTTTAATGATAAAAACCTAGGTTTTGGTTCCGGACATAATACAATTATAAATCAGTTAGAAAACCTTTCTAATTATCATTTAATTCTAAATCCAGACGTTTCTTTTTCAGAAACAGTTATTCCTAACTTATGTACTAAATTGTCCGCTGAAAGAGGTGTTGCTATGATTGCTCCAAAAGTTGTTTTTTCTGATGGAAAACATCAATATTCTTGTAGAAAGTACCCAAAACCAATCGATTTAATTAGTAGAAGATTAGGTATTTTTAAGTCTAGAAATCACAAAAAAGAATACCAAGAGAATGACTTATCAAAACCATTTTATCCAGAATTTATCTCTGGTTGTTTTATGTTGTTTAAAACGGTAGATTTTGTTAATCTTAAAGGCTTTGATGAACGTTATTTCCTATATTTAGAAGATGTAGATATTTGTAAAAAAATTGACCAAAATAATTCAAAAAAACTCTTTTATCCGAAAGAACAAATAACACATATTGCAGATTTTGGTTCTTCTAAAAACCTACGTTTATTCTTTTTTCATATTTCTTCTGCAATCAAGTATTTTAATAAATGGGGTTGGTGGTAA